The following are from one region of the Chloracidobacterium sp. genome:
- the kdsA gene encoding 3-deoxy-8-phosphooctulonate synthase has protein sequence MSDVAKFDIGKVSFGSGALSFILGPCVIESYEHASMMARSIKEICERVGVGFVYKSSFDKANRSSIDSFRGEGMEFGLGILKQIKEELGIPVITDVHENWQVEKAADVADILQIPAFLCRQTDLLVEAARSGRAVNVKKGQFLAPWDAKNIVDKLRAAGCDKILLTERGASFGYNNLVVDLRSFPIMRSFGVPVVFDVTHSLQLPGGLGKATGGQAEYIEDFARAGVACGIDAVFMEVHNDPSKAPSDGPNQLPLGRLEALLSKLVEINEIVGKS, from the coding sequence ATGAGTGATGTAGCCAAATTCGATATCGGGAAAGTCTCTTTCGGCTCAGGTGCCCTGTCCTTCATTCTGGGGCCGTGCGTTATCGAGTCGTATGAGCACGCATCGATGATGGCCCGTTCGATCAAAGAGATCTGTGAACGTGTCGGCGTCGGGTTCGTTTACAAGTCGTCGTTCGACAAGGCAAACCGAAGCTCGATAGACAGCTTTCGCGGGGAAGGAATGGAATTCGGCCTGGGGATACTGAAGCAGATCAAAGAGGAACTCGGCATTCCTGTGATAACAGATGTTCACGAGAACTGGCAGGTCGAAAAGGCGGCCGATGTCGCTGACATCCTTCAGATACCAGCGTTTCTTTGTCGTCAAACAGATCTTTTGGTCGAAGCTGCCAGGTCCGGACGTGCAGTTAACGTGAAGAAAGGGCAGTTCCTTGCTCCATGGGACGCAAAGAATATTGTTGACAAACTCCGGGCTGCGGGCTGCGACAAGATCCTTTTGACGGAACGCGGAGCGAGCTTTGGCTATAACAATCTGGTGGTCGATCTCCGTTCGTTTCCGATCATGCGTTCATTCGGCGTTCCTGTTGTGTTCGACGTGACTCACTCACTGCAATTGCCGGGCGGCCTTGGCAAAGCAACTGGCGGGCAAGCCGAATACATCGAAGACTTTGCACGTGCGGGGGTTGCATGTGGGATCGACGCGGTCTTTATGGAGGTTCACAACGATCCGTCAAAAGCACCGAGCGACGGCCCGAATCAATTGCCGTTAGGGCGATTGGAGGCACTGCTTTCGAAGTTGGTTGAAATCAATGAG
- a CDS encoding DUF4198 domain-containing protein — MKNRYAAALLMAFTVIIPSSARAHEYWLEPDRFFLRVNENSPVSLFLGQGLRVEESRPFQPAKTTSFQLLSASGNFDLSGSVKEGDAPLFSFSADRQGNYLLSMERNLTYITLSAEKFEEYLREDGMEYVIAERERLGETGKPGKERYTRYIKSLIQVGDRRDRTYARKVGHKLEIVPVENPYSKRIGDTLPLVILFNGRPLAGRTVFVDNRDGVQHMSQSLSSDENGRIDIKLDKKGVWLVRLVFMQRCEKYCEGADWESFWSAFSFGSR; from the coding sequence GTGAAGAATAGGTATGCCGCCGCATTATTGATGGCGTTCACCGTCATAATACCTTCGTCGGCGAGGGCACACGAATATTGGCTCGAGCCCGATCGATTCTTTCTGCGGGTAAACGAGAATTCACCGGTCAGCCTTTTTCTTGGTCAAGGGCTAAGGGTCGAAGAATCGCGGCCGTTCCAGCCAGCCAAAACGACGTCGTTCCAGCTGCTTTCGGCGTCCGGTAACTTTGATCTTTCGGGTTCGGTCAAGGAGGGCGACGCGCCTCTTTTTTCATTTTCGGCTGACAGGCAGGGTAATTACCTGCTTTCGATGGAACGAAATCTCACCTATATCACGCTCTCGGCCGAGAAGTTTGAAGAATATCTTCGAGAGGACGGGATGGAATACGTCATCGCGGAACGTGAGCGCCTCGGCGAGACGGGTAAACCCGGCAAGGAGCGTTACACACGATACATTAAGTCGCTTATTCAAGTCGGCGACAGACGTGACCGCACGTACGCGCGAAAGGTAGGACATAAACTCGAGATAGTGCCGGTCGAAAACCCGTACTCCAAACGGATAGGCGACACATTGCCTTTGGTGATTCTTTTCAATGGCAGGCCACTAGCTGGTCGAACGGTATTTGTCGACAACCGCGACGGTGTTCAACATATGTCTCAGAGCCTTTCGTCTGACGAAAACGGGCGGATAGATATAAAGTTGGACAAGAAAGGCGTTTGGTTAGTTCGGCTCGTATTTATGCAGCGATGCGAAAAATACTGTGAAGGTGCCGATTGGGAGAGCTTCTGGAGCGCTTTTAGTTTCGGATCGCGGTGA